From the Hevea brasiliensis isolate MT/VB/25A 57/8 chromosome 15, ASM3005281v1, whole genome shotgun sequence genome, one window contains:
- the LOC110651793 gene encoding putative calcium-transporting ATPase 13, plasma membrane-type, with protein MSNFLHSSIEYLLDVPSKTSQPSKRWHLAFATIYCSRTIQSLARGSIANKKTSKLSPSHSFIILDINPHNTSLNINQANLTELVKEKNLKQLRQLGGVAVIASAIKTDIEGGICGGVQDIARRQEAFGSNTYKKPPTKSFFHFVVEAFKDLTIAILLACAALSLGFGIKEHGLKEGWYDGGSIFVAVFLVIAVSAVSNYRQNRQFDKLSRVSNNIKIDVVRQGRRQQVSIFELVVGDVVCLNIGDQIPADGLFVKGHSLQIDESSMTGESDHVEVNHAQNPFLFSGTKVADGYGRMLVTSVGMNTTWGEMMSHISRDTSELTPLQARLNKLTSSIGKVGLAVAFLVLAVLLIRYFTGNTQDENGNREFNGSKTKADDIVNAVVGIVAAAVTIVVVAIPEGLPLAVTLTLAYSMKRMMADQAMVRKLSACETMGSATTICTDKTGTLTMNLMKVTKFWLGQESMEQSTSSISPHVLELIKEGVALNTTGSAYRANPEAEYEFSGSPTEKAILSWAILDLEMGMEEQKQSCITVHVEAFNSQKKRSGVLIRKKLDNTIHVHWKGAAEMILAMCSSYYDASGIMKDLDDQQKSVFKKIIQGMADNSLRCIAFAHTQISEQQHGEGMEGKKLKENSLTLLGLVGIKDPCRPGVKKAVEACQHAGVNIKMITGDNVFTARAIAIECGILKRGQDMFSGAVVEGEEFRNYTHEERMEKVDKICVMARSSPFDKLLMVQCLKQKGQVVAVTGDGTNDAPALKEADIGLSMGIQGTEVAKESSDIVILDDNFASVATVLRWGRCVYNNIQKFIQFQLTVNVAALVINFVAAVSAGEVPLTAVQLLWVNLIMDTLGALALATEQPTKELMDKAPVGRTEPLITNVMWRNLLAQALYQIAVLLTLQFKGESIFGVAEKVNNTLIFNTFVLCQVFNEFNARKLEQKNVFKGIHKNKLFLGIIGITIVLQVLMVEFLKKFADTERLNWGQWGACIGKAALTWPIGWVVKCMPVPEKPIFSYLNWRKYASEN; from the coding sequence ATGTCTAATTTTTTGCATTCAAGCATCGAATACTTGCTTGATGTGCCCTCTAAAACTAGCCAGCCCAGTAAAAGGTGGCATTTGGCATTTGCCACAATCTACTGTTCCAGAACCATACAATCTCTTGCCAGGGGCTCCATAGCAAACAAAAAAACCAGCAAACTTTCCCCCTCCCATTCTTTTATTATACTCGATATTAACCCACACAACACCTCCTTAAACATCAATCAAGCAAATCTCACTGAGCTTGTAAAAGAGAAAAACCTAAAACAACTTCGACAATTAGGTGGTGTTGCAGTTATAGCCTCTGCTATTAAAACCGACATAGAAGGTGGCATCTGTGGAGGTGTTCAAGACATCGCTCGTCGCCAAGAAGCATTTGGCTCCAACACCTATAAGAAACCACCGACAAAGAGCTTTTTCCATTTTGTGGTAGAAGCTTTTAAAGATCTTACCATTGCCATTCTTTTAGCCTGTGCAGCACTTTCTCTTGGCTTCGGTATTAAGGAACATGGTTTAAAGGAAGGTTGGTATGATGGTGGCAGTATTTTCGTTGCTGTGTTTCTCGTCATCGCTGTCTCTGCTGTAAGCAATTACAGGCAAAATAGACAATTTGATAAGTTGTCCAGAGTCAGCAACAATATCAAAATTGATGTTGTAAGACAAGGTCGGCGACAACAGGTTTCTATATTTGAACTTGTTGTCGGAGATGTTGTTTGTCTCAACATAGGAGACCAAATCCCTGCTGACGGATTGTTCGTAAAAGGGCATTCCTTGCAAATTGACGAATCCAGCATGACAGGGGAAAGCGACCACGTTGAAGTTAATCATGCCCAAAATCCATTCTTGTTCTCTGGCACCAAGGTCGCTGATGGCTATGGCAGAATGCTTGTTACATCAGTAGGAATGAACACAACATGGGGAGAAATGATGAGCCATATCAGCCGCGACACCAGTGAACTGACACCTTTGCAGGCTAGGCTTAATAAGCTCACCTCATCAATTGGCAAGGTCGGTCTGGCTGTTGCTTTCCTTGTTCTTGCAGTCTTGTTGATTCGTTACTTCACTGGCAACACGCAAGATGAGAATGGAAATAGGGAATTTAATGGCAGCAAGACAAAAGCAGATGATATAGTGAATGCTGTGGTGGGAATTGTAGCAGCTGCGGTCACAATTGTTGTAGTGGCAATCCCAGAAGGACTGCCATTGGCTGTTACACTCACTCTGGCTTATTCGATGAAGAGGATGATGGCCGATCAAGCAATGGTGAGGAAGCTCTCTGCTTGCGAGACTATGGGCTCTGCCACCACAATTTGTACCGACAAAACGGGCACGCTTACAATGAACCTGATGAAGGTAACAAAATTTTGGCTAGGCCAAGAATCAATGGAGCAGAGCACTTCTTCCATTTCCCCGCATGTTCTTGAATTGATCAAAGAAGGAGTTGCCCTTAATACAACGGGTAGTGCCTACCGAGCAAATCCAGAAGCTGAGTACGAATTCTCAGGTAGTCCCACAGAAAAAGCAATTCTTTCTTGGGCCATCCTGGATCTGGAAATGGGTATGGAGGAACAGAAGCAGAGTTGCATCACTGTCCATGTCGAAGCTTTCAACTCACAAAAGAAAAGAAGTGGTGTTTTGATAAGGAAGAAGCTTGACAACACAATCCACGTACACTGGAAAGGAGCTGCAGAGATGATACTAGCAATGTGCTCAAGTTATTATGATGCTTCCGGAATAATGAAAGATTTGGATGATCAGCAAAAGAGTGTATTCAAGAAAATTATTCAAGGAATGGCAGATAATAGCCTTCGCTGCATCGCTTTTGCTCATACACAAATATCAGAACAACAGCATGGAGAAGGGATGGAAGGGAAAAAACTCAAAGAAAACAGCTTGACGCTACTAGGACTTGTGGGTATCAAGGACCCATGTCGACCAGGGGTGAAGAAAGCTGTGGAAGCTTGCCAACATGCTGGAGTGAATATCAAAATGATCACTGGCGACAATGTTTTCACTGCAAGAGCTATAGCCATCGAGTGTGGAATATTGAAGCGTGGTCAGGATATGTTCAGTGGAGCTGTAGTAGAAGGAGAAGAATTTCGCAACTACACACATGAGGAAAGAATGGAGAAAGTAGATAAAATATGTGTGATGGCAAGATCTTCCCCTTTCGATAAACTTCTCATGGTGCAGTGCCTGAAACAAAAAGGCCAAGTTGTGGCTGTCACTGGTGATGGAACTAATGATGCGCCAGCATTGAAAGAAGCAGATATTGGGCTGTCCATGGGGATTCAGGGCACTGAAGTTGCCAAGGAAAGCTCAGATATTGTGATTTTGGACGATAATTTTGCTTCTGTGGCCACAGTCTTAAGGTGGGGAAGGTGCGTCTACAACAATATACAGAAATTTATTCAGTTCCAGCTCACCGTCAATGTTGCTGCGCTGGTAATCAATTTCGTGGCAGCAGTTTCAGCTGGTGAAGTTCCATTGACAGCAGTCCAGCTACTGTGGGTGAATTTGATCATGGACACACTTGGTGCTCTGGCTCTGGCTACAGAACAACCCACAAAAGAACTCATGGATAAAGCACCAGTGGGCAGAACTGAGCCACTTATCACCAACGTTATGTGGAGGAACCTATTGGCTCAAGCTTTATATCAGATAGCTGTTCTCTTGACACTTCAATTCAAGGGCGAATCCATCTTTGGTGTGGCAGAGAAGGTAAATAACACCTTGATCTTCAATACTTTTGTTCTCTGCCAAGTGTTTAATGAATTCAATGCAAGGAAACTGGAGCAGAAGAATGTGTTCAAGGGGATACATAAGAACAAATTGTTCTTGGGAATCATCGGGATAACCATAGTCCTTCAGGTGCTGATGGTGGAGTTTCTGAAGAAGTTTGCAGATACAGAGAGGTTGAATTGGGGTCAATGGGGTGCATGCATTGGAAAGGCAGCTCTTACATGGCCAATCGGTTGGGTTGTCAAGTGCATGCCTGTTCCAGAAAAGCCAATTTTCAGCTACCTAAATTGGAGGAAGTATGCTTcagaaaattga